One Spinacia oleracea cultivar Varoflay chromosome 4, BTI_SOV_V1, whole genome shotgun sequence DNA segment encodes these proteins:
- the LOC130471766 gene encoding protein FAR1-RELATED SEQUENCE 5-like: MENSQIFHDFSVSTSISNDSSSCHLNSSAENQSYEDILNNAVNNSEQNDANEDPESYVVVGQDFEEPVSLEGSVVKDDDEAYELYNSHAFRNGFGTRKGKKEYRSGTRIVRQRRTGCKASVQFDVDKKTGVYVLSKHSRLHNHSMVPANKRHLIRSHRHISKEQLAFLTTFTCSGTKLADVLRAMRKEVGGEANLGFTVPDAYDAVLAEKKKKLDGCDSNQLIRWFAMRQAKEHDFYYDFQLN, encoded by the exons atGGAAAATTCTCAAATATTCCATGATTTCTCTGTTTCAACATCAATTTCGAATGATTCTTCTTCTTGTCATCTGAATTCTTCAGCTGAAAATCAGAGTTACGAAG ATATATTAAATAATGCAGTTAATAATTCAGAACAAAATGATGCTAATGAGGATCCAGAATCCTATGTGGTTGTTGGCCAAG ATTTTGAAGAACCAGTTTCATTAGAGGGAAGTGTAGTTAAGGATGATGATGAGGCGTATGAGTTATACAACAGTCATGCATTTAGGAATGGTTTTGGTACTAGGAAGGGTAAAAAGGAGTATAGAAGTGGTACTAGAATAGTTCGACAACG GAGAACTGGATGCAAGGCTTCAGTTCAGTTTGATGTTGATAAGAAAACTGGAGTGTATGTTCTTTCTAAACATTCCCGTCTGCATAACCATTCAATGGTTCCTGCTAATAAGAGACACCTTATTAGGTCACATAGGCACATTTCAAAAGAACAATTGGcttttcttactacttttacttGTAGTGGCACGAAGCTTGCTGATGTTCTTAGAGCTATGAGGAAAGAAGTTGGTGGTGAGGCGAATTTAGGCTTCACTGTTCCTGACGCGTATGATGCTGTTTTGgcagagaagaagaaaaagttGGATGGTTGTGATTCAAATCAGTTGATCAGATGGTTCGCTATGAGGCAAGCTAAAGAACATgatttttattatgattttcaaTTGAATTAA
- the LOC110790057 gene encoding uncharacterized protein yields the protein MWSTCSGTEIPVTFEKGNSTEERSDYFTILFEEAVRKATEGNERKEIEESEDVPFDLPPFLTPPIMPSQPNVFADLTLKLGMVSDSNPPPQAHDFEEEMRLEAILANKTLTERDLETISGDNKDEAEKQQPPTEKTEEPENVRSDMEGLIQGAEDGKPISPTVRTEDSEFQTMEGLIKGAEDGNPMSPTVRTEESEFKTPTAAESQTEMETPSIFLNTPSAVYSQPENAPTSMNIDEEEDPDNVQVPKLVKRKKNVPLKLLSPFLTQYSHLLVGEEQLNQKEKDMRCVLDYAFGKGSPTQVLYTDDWNIVTREEFQTLAPNVWVMNNVIDTFARILNDDPDQSVKSNLKFYFSTIPFNMLCQNEPYGGSQDSQATEGKRLENFILSVRHEYVTAGVKSLKGFHLLFFPVWSGDHFYLIVINQKAKKVEIIDNLSLPEGITYDDKYKTFAERTFEAWTIFCEQEGHPLRKAQISAYEIVLLEMPWKNRTNKTDCGVYAMRHMETYKGNQTWNCGFKNTDEDKDFICKLRMRYGTEILLSVLNKRHELTYLALKRANQVE from the exons ATGTGGTCAACATGCTCTGGAACTGAAATTCCAGTTACTTTTGAGAAGGGCAACTCTACAGAAGAGCG CTCAGACTACTTCACAATACTATTTGAGGAAGCAGTACGAAAGGCAACAGAAGGaaatgaaagaaaggaaatcgaggaATCTGAGGATGTTCCATTTGATTTGCCACCATTTTTAACACCTCCGATCATGCCTTCCCAGCCTAATGTATTTGCTGATTTGACATTGAAGCTTGGAATGGTTTCCGATTCAAATCCTCCTCCTCAGGCACACGACTTTGAAGAGGAAATGAGATTAGAAGCAATCTTGGCAAACAAAACTTTGACTGAACGTGATTTGGAGACAATTTCAGGGGACAACAAAGATGAAGCTGAAAAACAACAGCCACCTACAGAAAAAACTGA AGAACCTGAAAATGTGAGATCAGATATGGAAGGTTTAATCCAAGGAGCTGAAGATGGAAAACCAATATCTCCAACCGTTAGAACTGAAGACTCCGAGTTTCAGACTATGGAAGGTTTAATCAAAGGAGCTGAAGATGGAAACCCCATGTCTCCAACTGTTAGAACTGAAGAATCCGAGTTTAAGACTCCGACTGCCGCTGAGTCGCAGACTGAAATGGAAACTCCATCAATATTCCTGAA CACTCCAAGTGCGGTGTACTCGCAACCAGAAAATGCACCTACATCTATGAACATAGA TGAGGAAGAGGATCCAGATAACGTACAAGTACCTAAACTTGttaagagaaagaaaaatgttCCCCTCAAGTTACTGTCACCCTTCTTAACTCAGTATTCACACCTACTGGTTGGGGAAGAACAGTTGAATCAAAAGGAAAAGGACATGCGATGCGTACTGGATTATGCCTTTGGAAAGGGAAGCCCAAC TCAGGTGTTGTACACTGATGATTGGAATATAGTTACCAGAGAAGAGTTTCAAACCCTAg CTCCCAATGTGTGGGTGATGAATAATGTTATTGACACTTTTGCAAGAATACTGAATGATGATCCAGATCAAAGTGTCAAGAGTAACTTGAAGTTCTATTTCTCTACAATCCCTTTC AATATGCTCTGCCAGAATGAACCGTATGGTGGATCACAGGATAGTCAAGCAACCGAGGGCAAACGCttagaaaattttattttaagtgtACGCCATGAGTATGTAACTGCTGGTGTGAAGTCTTTGAAGGGATTCCATctg TTGTTCTTTCCAGTCTGGTCTGGTGATCATTTTTATCTCATTGTAATCAACCAAAAGGCGAAGAAGGTGGAGATCATTGACAATCTCTCCTTACCTGAAGGAATTACATATGATGATAAATATAAAACATTTGCAGAAAGAACT tttgaaGCATGGACAATATTTTGTGAACAAGAAGGACATCCTTTGCGGAAGGCACAGATTTCAGCATATGAAATTGTGTTGCTTGAAATGCCATGGAAAAACAGAACAAACAAGACTGATTGTGGGGTATATGCAATGAGGCATATGGAGACCTACAAAGGCAACCAGACTTGGAATTGTGGCTTCAAAAACACAGATGAAGAT AAAGACTTTATTTGCAAGCTGAGAATGCGGTACGGTACTGAAATCTTATTATCCGTTCTGAACAAAAGGCATGAGCTAACGTATCTGGCATTGAAGAGAGCTAATCAAGTTGAATAG
- the LOC110790055 gene encoding protein FAR1-RELATED SEQUENCE 5-like, with protein sequence MRSDYEAFGDLLIHDTTYRTNKYDMICGPFVGMNLHTQNIMFGVGFILNEKAGTFDWLFNSFLTSMGGKQPVTIMTDQSSAMDKAIREVFPKSRHRLCTWHIGENAVVNIKGVMAKEGFKRRFDYVLKYTDTVAEFEHYWNSLMTDYNCKTHKWIERLYDLKEKWCPAYNKEWFSGGILSSQRSETTNHSISRRLHKTNGLCDFYKCFLDVIDEWRSKENKGDYNSSTGNRYYACADNMLCLHARDVYTIAIYLIFEQRFIKAIGLRCQRISYEFPVSKYIVGHPTKDFIRHVVMFNEQEMVVDCTCKSYGEIGVLCSHILRVFIVHNVEEIPKQYIMKRWTKKAMNTIVEEGEDRDNEVSVVSASVWRMQSIRNCIKVINEAQHCPAARKLIDLGVLDMSCKVKEYIGGVEGDGNVSNKYVREETLLDVVEPSTHTVLPDVVEPIAEKVIPTMIQNPPKRKRKIKNGTEKANERNVRPKGIVEKKRNKLKGWNKRRERHVDNLREETQSTDQCIINLPVGGVLVHPTSSNSQLEAYVPDDYFGVHIQPL encoded by the exons ATGCGGTCTGATTATGAAGCTTTTGGTGATTTATTGATTCATGATACAACTTATCGTACTAATAAATACGATATGATTTGTGGGCCTTTTGTTGGAATGAATCTTCACACTCAAAATATCATGTTTGGAGTGGGTTTTATATTGAATGAGAAGGCAGGTACTTTTGACtggctttttaattcttttttgaCTTCAATGGGAGGGAAGCAACCTGTGACTATCATGACTGATCAATCTTCTGCCATGGACAAGGCTATAAG GGAAGTGTTTCCAAAATCGAGGCATCGGTTGTGTACATGGCACATTGGGGAAAATGCTGTTGTAAACATCAAAGGTGTTATGGCCAAAGAAGGTTTCAAACGTCGGtttgattatgttttgaaatATACTGACACAGTTGCTGAGTTCGAGCATTATTGGAATAG TCTTATGACTGATTACAATTGCAAGACACACAAATGGATAGAGAGGTTATATGATTTGAAAGAGAAATGGTGTCCTGCATATAACAAAGAGTGGTTTTCTGGGGGTATTTTATCTTCTCAAAGGAGTGAGACGACAAATCATTCTATTTCTAGGAGGTTGCATAAAACGAATGGTTTATGTGATTTTTATAAGTGTTTTTTAGATGTAATTGATGAATGGAGAAGTAAGGAGAACAAGGGAGATTATAATTCTTCTACTGGAAATAGATATTACGCATGTGCGGATAACATGTTATGTTTGCATGCGCGGGATGTGTATACCATTgcaatatatttgatatttgagCAACGATTCATCAAAGCAATTGGTTTGAGGTGTCAACGCATTTCCTATGAGTTTCCAGTTTCTAAGTACATTGTTGGGCATCCTACAAAGGATTTTATTAGACATGTTGTGATGTTTAATGAGCAAGAGATGGTTGTTGATTGTACTTGCAAGTCATATGGAGAGATAGGAGTTCTTTGTTCTCATATTCTTCGAGTTTTCATTGTCCATAATGTTGAAGAGATTCCCAAACAATACATTATGAAGAGATGGACCAAAAAGGCTATGAACACGATTGTTGAAGAAGGAGAAGATAGAGATAATGAAGTAAGTGTTGTTTCTGCTTCAGTTTGGAGGATGCAAAGCATAAGAAATTGCATTAAAGTTATAAATGAAGCTCAACATTGTCCGGCTGCAAGGAAGCTTATTGATTTGGGTGTGTTGGATATGTCATGCAAAGTAAAGGAGTATATTGGTGGTGTTGAAGGGGATGGTAATGTATCAAACAAGTATGTGCGAGAAGAAACTCTACTTGATGTCGTTGAGCCTTCAACACACACAGTTTTGCCGGATGTTGTGGAACCGATTGCTGAAAAAGTCATTCCAACAATGATTCAAAATCCACCAAAGCGAAAGAGGAAGATTAAGAACGGGACTGAAAAGGCTAATGAGAGGAATGTGAGACCTAAAGGAATTGTTGAGAAGAAACGCAATAAACTGAAAGGTTGGAACAAGAGAAGAGAAAGACATGTTGATAATTTGAGGGAGGAAACTCAGTCTACTGATCAG TGTATCATAAATTTACCTGTTGGTGGGGTTTTGGTTCATCCAACATCTTCAAATTCACAATTGGAAGCATATGTTCCAGATGATTATTTTGGAGTACACATACAACCTTTGTAG